One genomic region from Saprospiraceae bacterium encodes:
- a CDS encoding WG repeat-containing protein — MIHRFLNANEGLKITSIFIFITILSGWLGCTSDKKESDDIANKSDLELIMEDYVEPGIKWGYIDTDGEVVIKEQFDDCRDFSGGLAAASKKGLWGYIDLHGAWIVKPVYRGTWTMRDGRGKVRAVDGKFGFIDSTGAVVILPEWDDAEDFYEGLAKVKKNDRYTFIDQKGKTIGEDTWDQAFAFQSGVARISQGGWWGLIDAHGNLLIKPRYDALGLYYDHRLPVSVKGLWGFMDSASKMIITAKYEQVTPFQGFYAAGKSGNQWSWIDTAGTLVASIFCDEVMPLGLDKWGVVRQDTFALFGAGGRQITPFIYSQINRYNDGLAVFGKDGLYGYFDSTGEEHIHNIFLLAWDFKNGVARYTLGQGMGFINKEGKAAHDGLYPDVRDYAQGLAKVQTVSRN, encoded by the coding sequence ATGATACATCGATTTCTTAACGCAAACGAAGGATTAAAAATCACCAGTATCTTCATTTTTATCACAATTTTAAGTGGTTGGCTTGGCTGTACCTCTGACAAAAAGGAGTCCGATGACATTGCAAATAAGTCTGATTTAGAGCTTATTATGGAGGATTATGTAGAGCCGGGCATCAAGTGGGGATATATAGATACAGATGGTGAAGTGGTCATCAAAGAGCAGTTTGACGACTGCAGGGATTTTTCTGGCGGACTCGCTGCTGCATCCAAAAAAGGGCTTTGGGGATATATCGACCTACATGGCGCCTGGATTGTAAAACCGGTGTATCGTGGTACCTGGACGATGAGGGACGGCAGAGGTAAAGTCCGGGCAGTCGATGGAAAATTTGGCTTTATTGACTCAACCGGTGCTGTTGTCATCCTACCTGAATGGGATGACGCTGAAGATTTTTATGAAGGCCTGGCTAAAGTGAAAAAGAATGACAGATATACCTTTATTGATCAAAAAGGTAAAACCATTGGGGAAGACACCTGGGACCAGGCTTTTGCATTCCAATCCGGTGTGGCCAGAATCTCTCAAGGGGGATGGTGGGGATTGATCGACGCTCACGGAAATTTATTGATCAAACCAAGATATGATGCATTAGGTCTGTACTACGATCATAGGCTGCCAGTCTCTGTCAAAGGACTTTGGGGCTTTATGGATTCAGCATCAAAAATGATCATTACGGCCAAATATGAACAAGTGACTCCTTTCCAGGGCTTCTATGCTGCAGGTAAATCCGGCAATCAATGGTCCTGGATAGATACCGCCGGCACCCTGGTGGCCAGTATATTTTGTGATGAAGTGATGCCTTTAGGATTAGACAAATGGGGGGTAGTCAGGCAAGACACCTTTGCTCTTTTTGGTGCTGGCGGCCGACAAATCACTCCATTTATATACAGTCAAATCAATAGATACAACGATGGTTTAGCGGTATTTGGCAAAGATGGTTTGTATGGGTACTTCGACTCAACAGGTGAAGAACACATTCATAATATATTTTTATTGGCCTGGGACTTTAAAAATGGAGTCGCCCGATATACGCTCGGGCAAGGCATGGGTTTTATCAACAAAGAAGGCAAAGCAGCTCATGATGGCCTGTATCCTGATGTGAGAGATTATGCTCAAGGCCTGGCTAAAGTACAAACGGTGAGTAGAAACTAA
- a CDS encoding NIPSNAP family protein, with protein MNFITILIYSLLFHFPSMSFKKADTRVFELRIYHCNEGKLNDLIARFQNHTTKIFERHGMQNIGYWLPTATDNNSLYYILAYPDLANREASWKAFGSDEEWQKVRTESEMNGKIVNKVESIYLNATDFSPAIKKSIKNPERIFELRTYTCYPGRITALETRFRDHTVKLFKQHGMTNVAYWKTIEKDAANTPKLVYILAHKSEAAAKKSFDDFRVDPKWVAARDKSESNGKIVEKVESVFMKPLPFSSIR; from the coding sequence ATGAATTTTATTACCATATTGATTTATTCCTTGTTGTTTCATTTTCCTTCTATGAGCTTCAAAAAGGCAGATACAAGAGTTTTTGAATTACGTATTTATCATTGTAACGAAGGCAAGCTCAATGACCTCATAGCTCGTTTTCAAAATCATACCACCAAAATATTTGAGCGGCATGGCATGCAGAATATTGGATATTGGCTGCCTACTGCTACAGATAACAACAGCTTGTATTATATCCTGGCTTATCCCGACCTGGCCAACAGAGAAGCTTCCTGGAAAGCATTTGGCTCTGATGAAGAATGGCAAAAAGTGCGTACCGAATCCGAGATGAATGGCAAAATCGTCAACAAAGTAGAATCGATCTATCTCAACGCTACTGACTTTAGTCCGGCTATTAAAAAATCTATCAAAAATCCAGAAAGGATCTTTGAATTGCGTACCTACACTTGCTACCCAGGTCGTATCACCGCGCTCGAAACAAGGTTTAGAGATCATACGGTTAAACTTTTTAAACAACACGGCATGACCAATGTAGCTTATTGGAAGACCATCGAAAAGGATGCTGCCAATACGCCCAAACTAGTGTACATCCTCGCCCACAAAAGTGAAGCTGCGGCTAAAAAATCTTTCGATGATTTCAGGGTAGATCCTAAATGGGTGGCTGCCAGGGATAAATCTGAATCCAATGGCAAGATTGTTGAAAAAGTAGAGTCTGTGTTTATGAAACCCCTTCCGTTCTCTTCCATCAGATAG
- a CDS encoding amino acid decarboxylase: protein MLERLHQLELASAALEPSRELRNEWLDSWHNYLNDFMDEMEDKPTFVEGQISQLKEFKVSEAPKSLHTLLNIFKTEVNHFGINPASGGHLGYIPGGGIYASSLGDMMAAVSNRYAGIFFSNPGAVIMENQLIRWMCEVMGYPETAHGNITSGGSIANLIGIVSARDSKGLHRLNLHQAVIYTTGQIHHCVHKAVRIAGLRESIARTVPMDDQYKMDITALKSLILSDIQAGLTPFMVIASAGTTDTGSIDPLDAIADLCDQHDIWFHIDAAYGGFFNLLDQCKPLLKGIERSQSIAIDPHKGLFLPYGIGTVLFKNPQAVLQSHHYRANYMKDAFDTDFDEWNPCDLSPELTKHFRGPRMWVPLHLHGLAPFKAALEEKILLAQYFYDRVQELGFEVGPPPMLSIVIFRFNPKDKDPNEFNERLMEAVRADGRVFFSSTWINDQVWIRCAVLGFRTHKITMDKGLAMLQDILLKLK, encoded by the coding sequence ATGTTAGAAAGATTGCATCAATTAGAGCTTGCATCAGCTGCTCTGGAGCCTTCGCGCGAGTTGCGCAATGAATGGTTAGATTCCTGGCATAATTATTTAAATGATTTTATGGATGAAATGGAAGACAAGCCCACCTTCGTCGAAGGCCAAATCTCCCAACTCAAAGAATTTAAGGTATCTGAAGCGCCTAAGTCCCTTCATACATTATTGAATATCTTCAAAACCGAAGTGAATCACTTTGGTATCAACCCAGCCTCCGGAGGACACCTTGGGTATATTCCAGGAGGAGGGATCTATGCCAGTAGCCTGGGAGATATGATGGCTGCTGTCAGCAATCGATATGCCGGAATATTTTTTTCTAATCCCGGAGCAGTGATTATGGAAAACCAACTCATACGATGGATGTGCGAGGTGATGGGTTACCCAGAGACAGCTCATGGCAATATCACTTCCGGGGGATCTATTGCCAACCTGATCGGTATAGTGAGTGCCAGGGACTCTAAGGGACTACACCGGCTCAATCTGCATCAGGCGGTCATATACACTACAGGACAGATACACCATTGTGTTCATAAAGCGGTGAGAATCGCAGGCTTAAGAGAATCAATAGCCCGCACCGTCCCTATGGATGATCAATATAAAATGGATATAACCGCTTTAAAAAGTCTGATCCTGTCTGATATTCAGGCAGGATTAACTCCATTTATGGTCATAGCTTCGGCCGGAACTACAGATACCGGGTCCATCGATCCTTTGGATGCCATCGCCGACCTTTGCGATCAACATGATATCTGGTTTCATATAGATGCAGCCTATGGTGGATTTTTTAATTTGTTGGACCAATGCAAACCACTTTTGAAAGGCATCGAGCGTAGCCAGTCTATCGCCATAGACCCGCATAAAGGACTGTTTTTGCCATATGGTATCGGTACAGTATTGTTTAAAAATCCTCAGGCGGTCCTGCAGAGCCACCATTACCGTGCGAATTATATGAAGGACGCATTTGATACTGATTTTGATGAATGGAATCCCTGTGATCTTTCACCAGAACTTACCAAACACTTTAGGGGTCCACGCATGTGGGTGCCACTCCATTTACACGGCCTGGCCCCATTCAAAGCTGCGCTGGAAGAAAAAATACTCTTAGCCCAATATTTTTATGATCGGGTGCAGGAATTAGGGTTTGAAGTAGGCCCTCCGCCCATGTTGAGTATCGTCATTTTCAGATTTAACCCTAAAGACAAAGACCCCAATGAATTTAATGAAAGATTGATGGAAGCTGTGCGAGCGGATGGGAGAGTATTCTTTTCCTCCACGTGGATCAATGACCAGGTGTGGATTCGATGCGCTGTGCTGGGATTCAGAACTCACAAAATAACGATGGACAAAGGCTTGGCTATGTTGCAGGATATCTTACTTAAACTGAAGTAA
- the cadA gene encoding cadmium-translocating P-type ATPase, translated as MSEQNDLVKLKVEGMTCTGCAATIEKYLKKNNLKEVRVDFVEGLVHYIPELNTSVETISEGINKLGYRVISHTGDKKKLSLSLVNQLIISGIFTLPLILHHVFPGALKFLHPPYIQFLLSLPAVVIGLNRFLPGAWKSVWSGSPNMDVTICLGAIAAFIYSIIGWVSVRPEMIFFETAASILTLVLLGNYIEHKGVKKTSSSIDDLQKIAVEYGKMQMPSGAVVKIPLMEIGKGDLLIVAEGDAIPLDGVIVAGSGLVDESWISGESVPIKKSIKDKVIGASQLISGNFTMKVESVSNETVLSKIIDMVKKASFQKAPIQRLADKISAIFVPTVLIISVLTFLVNYFFISIDLSNSLLRAIAVLVISCPCAMGLATPTAIMAGLGKAMREGILIKGAGTLETLGKTKNIILDKTGTLTHPEIEISYLAAEDEIEIAGMVYAMESKSSHPIAQAVIKKLSGFKNPLLLTSHVSEAKGKGLTAVDPNGNRWSIGWSEDTPGIQVSKNDELVAIMKLTDSIKPDAQSFVTQMNHYGITPFLLSGDAQDKVKSVADRLGIQHWQGRLMPDQKVAEIKPIQSSGPTVMVGDGINDGPALSTADVGVSFSQASQVAIQSSQVILLNDKLSTLSKSISVGRQTLSTIKQNLFWAFSYNIVAIPLAAAGYLNPMWGALFMAFSDLVVIGNSLRLMWSRIK; from the coding sequence ATGAGTGAACAAAACGATTTGGTAAAGTTGAAAGTAGAGGGAATGACCTGTACCGGATGTGCGGCGACGATAGAAAAATATCTAAAAAAAAATAACCTCAAAGAAGTTAGGGTTGATTTTGTTGAAGGTTTGGTTCACTATATTCCTGAATTAAATACTTCGGTAGAAACGATTTCGGAGGGTATCAATAAGCTCGGATACAGGGTAATCTCCCATACAGGTGATAAGAAGAAGCTTTCATTGAGCTTGGTCAATCAATTGATTATTAGCGGGATATTTACTCTGCCTCTCATTCTACATCATGTGTTTCCCGGGGCATTGAAGTTTTTGCACCCACCATACATCCAGTTTCTTTTATCATTGCCTGCTGTAGTGATTGGCTTAAACCGATTTTTGCCTGGTGCATGGAAATCTGTATGGTCAGGATCTCCCAATATGGATGTAACGATATGTCTTGGAGCTATAGCAGCATTCATTTATAGCATTATCGGTTGGGTGAGTGTAAGACCGGAGATGATATTTTTTGAAACAGCCGCCAGCATACTTACACTAGTCTTGTTGGGCAATTATATTGAGCACAAAGGGGTAAAAAAAACCAGTAGTTCGATTGATGATTTGCAAAAAATAGCCGTAGAGTATGGTAAAATGCAAATGCCGTCCGGTGCTGTAGTCAAAATTCCTTTAATGGAGATCGGTAAGGGAGATTTATTGATTGTAGCTGAAGGTGATGCCATACCCCTCGATGGAGTAATTGTAGCCGGCTCCGGCTTGGTGGATGAGTCCTGGATCAGTGGAGAAAGTGTCCCAATCAAAAAATCCATCAAAGACAAGGTCATCGGAGCCAGCCAGCTAATCTCTGGCAATTTTACTATGAAGGTAGAATCGGTATCCAACGAAACAGTCCTAAGTAAGATCATCGATATGGTCAAAAAAGCTTCTTTTCAAAAAGCGCCTATCCAGCGTTTGGCAGATAAGATCAGTGCCATATTTGTTCCTACCGTATTGATCATCAGTGTGCTGACATTTTTGGTAAATTATTTTTTTATTTCGATCGACCTAAGCAATTCCCTATTGCGAGCCATAGCCGTGCTGGTGATCTCTTGTCCCTGTGCCATGGGCTTGGCAACACCTACTGCGATCATGGCGGGCTTAGGGAAGGCAATGCGAGAGGGCATATTGATCAAAGGGGCCGGCACACTGGAGACGCTGGGCAAGACAAAAAATATCATCTTAGACAAGACGGGTACACTCACGCATCCTGAGATAGAGATATCGTACCTGGCTGCGGAGGATGAGATTGAGATCGCCGGGATGGTCTATGCGATGGAAAGTAAATCATCGCATCCAATAGCTCAGGCAGTCATTAAAAAACTAAGTGGTTTTAAAAATCCTTTATTGTTAACGAGTCATGTCAGCGAAGCAAAAGGCAAAGGATTGACAGCGGTAGATCCCAACGGAAATCGTTGGAGCATAGGATGGTCCGAAGATACTCCAGGCATCCAGGTATCGAAAAATGATGAATTGGTAGCAATAATGAAACTCACAGATTCGATCAAACCAGATGCACAAAGCTTCGTGACTCAAATGAACCATTATGGCATCACTCCATTTCTTCTTTCAGGAGATGCTCAGGATAAGGTGAAGTCTGTGGCCGATCGATTAGGTATCCAACACTGGCAGGGTCGATTGATGCCGGATCAGAAAGTTGCAGAGATAAAACCCATACAATCTTCCGGTCCGACTGTAATGGTTGGAGATGGCATCAATGATGGTCCGGCTCTCAGCACAGCAGATGTGGGAGTGTCCTTCTCTCAAGCCAGCCAGGTGGCCATACAATCCAGCCAGGTGATTCTATTGAATGACAAATTAAGCACCCTCTCAAAGTCCATCTCCGTAGGTCGCCAAACATTGAGCACTATCAAACAAAATCTATTTTGGGCATTCTCCTACAATATTGTCGCCATTCCCCTGGCTGCAGCCGGATATCTCAATCCGATGTGGGGAGCCTTATTTATGGCTTTTTCAGATCTCGTTGTGATAGGAAATTCACTTAGATTGATGTGGAGTAGAATCAAATAA
- a CDS encoding DUF962 domain-containing protein has product MKDIHWLLDKYGESHLNATNKIIHWICVPSIIFSLIGLLKSIPFFVERDFFLNWGGLALVLALIYYLRLSIPMFLAFCLVAILTLWGNQKIFLAMDGSYAGLALFSLILFVAAWIGQFIGHKIEGKKPSFLEDLQFLLIGPAWLVHFIYIKLGIKY; this is encoded by the coding sequence ATGAAAGATATACATTGGTTATTAGATAAATACGGCGAAAGTCATCTTAACGCGACCAACAAAATAATCCATTGGATCTGCGTGCCCTCGATCATTTTTAGCCTGATCGGTTTGCTTAAAAGCATTCCATTTTTTGTGGAAAGGGATTTTTTTCTGAATTGGGGTGGCCTGGCATTGGTGCTAGCCCTTATTTATTATTTGAGATTATCTATACCCATGTTCCTGGCGTTTTGCCTGGTAGCTATCCTCACTCTATGGGGTAATCAAAAAATTTTTCTGGCCATGGATGGGTCGTATGCCGGCTTGGCTCTTTTCTCATTGATCTTGTTTGTTGCGGCTTGGATAGGCCAGTTTATCGGCCATAAAATTGAAGGTAAAAAACCCTCATTTCTTGAAGATCTCCAGTTTTTATTGATTGGCCCTGCCTGGTTGGTTCATTTTATATACATTAAGCTAGGCATCAAGTATTAG
- the lpdA gene encoding dihydrolipoyl dehydrogenase produces the protein MKFDIIVIGSGPGGYVAAIRAAQLGMQVAIVEKENLGGICLNWGCIPTKALLKSAQVFDYLQHAEDYGIKVDTGGRADFNAIIQRSRNVADGMSKGVQFLMKKNKITILTGHGKLLKNKSVEVTDAEGKIEEHQADHIILATGGRAKQLPNLPIDGVKIIEYRKAMSLPFQPKSMVVVGAGAIGVEFAYFYNTIGTEVTVVEFMEQGLVPREDEDISKELARAFNKSGIKVYANTEVTKVETTGVGCIVHTKDRKSGKEETIACDIVLSAAGITPNLENLGLEELGIQVEKGLVKVDVNGKTNIPGIYAIGDITPGQALAHVASAEGIHCVEGIAGHRGTPIDYNNIPGCTYCQPEIASVGYTEKGAKEAGYEIKVGKFPFSASGKAKASGTPAGFVKVIFDAKYGEFLGAHMIGANVTEMIAEVVVARKLETTGMDIVKTIHPHPTMSEALMEAAAAAYGEVIHL, from the coding sequence ATGAAATTTGATATTATCGTGATTGGCAGTGGACCAGGGGGCTATGTAGCAGCCATTCGGGCAGCTCAATTGGGCATGCAGGTGGCCATAGTAGAAAAAGAAAACCTGGGAGGAATCTGCCTCAACTGGGGATGTATCCCCACCAAAGCATTGCTTAAAAGTGCCCAGGTATTTGACTACCTACAACACGCTGAAGATTATGGAATTAAAGTGGATACCGGAGGAAGAGCAGATTTTAACGCGATTATCCAACGAAGCCGGAATGTTGCTGATGGTATGAGCAAAGGTGTACAGTTTTTGATGAAAAAAAATAAAATCACCATCCTGACCGGTCATGGCAAGCTACTCAAAAACAAATCAGTAGAAGTCACCGATGCCGAAGGTAAAATAGAAGAACATCAGGCTGATCATATCATTCTGGCTACCGGCGGTCGGGCTAAACAATTGCCCAATCTTCCGATCGATGGGGTAAAAATCATTGAATACCGCAAAGCCATGTCATTGCCTTTTCAACCAAAATCAATGGTGGTCGTAGGTGCAGGCGCTATCGGAGTAGAATTTGCTTATTTCTATAACACTATTGGCACAGAAGTCACTGTGGTAGAATTTATGGAGCAAGGGCTGGTGCCGCGTGAAGACGAAGATATCTCCAAAGAATTAGCAAGAGCTTTTAATAAATCCGGGATTAAAGTCTATGCCAATACCGAGGTCACCAAAGTAGAAACCACCGGTGTAGGTTGTATAGTCCATACCAAAGACCGAAAATCCGGCAAAGAGGAAACCATTGCTTGCGATATCGTGCTGTCCGCAGCAGGCATTACCCCCAATCTTGAAAATCTTGGACTGGAAGAATTGGGCATCCAGGTAGAAAAAGGCTTGGTTAAAGTAGATGTCAATGGAAAAACCAATATTCCTGGCATTTACGCCATTGGTGACATTACTCCAGGTCAGGCGCTAGCCCATGTAGCCAGTGCTGAAGGTATCCATTGTGTCGAAGGCATAGCCGGCCACCGTGGCACACCCATTGACTACAATAATATCCCCGGCTGTACCTATTGCCAACCGGAGATTGCCTCGGTCGGTTACACTGAAAAAGGAGCCAAAGAAGCCGGCTACGAAATCAAAGTTGGCAAGTTTCCCTTTTCTGCCTCCGGCAAAGCTAAGGCTTCCGGCACACCAGCTGGTTTTGTGAAAGTAATATTTGATGCCAAATATGGTGAGTTCCTGGGGGCCCACATGATTGGAGCGAATGTCACAGAGATGATTGCCGAGGTAGTGGTCGCCAGAAAACTAGAAACAACGGGCATGGACATCGTCAAGACGATCCATCCCCACCCGACTATGAGCGAAGCGCTGATGGAAGCTGCTGCAGCTGCATACGGCGAAGTCATTCATTTGTAG
- a CDS encoding TerC/Alx family metal homeostasis membrane protein: MMIWVIFGAILIGMLAIDLGIMNKGTQTLTTKEALRNSIVWVSIGLLFGVFVYFAYERNWFGIGLHIGHPHSGATALTQYISGYLVELSLSVDNLFVFALIFNYFKVPAQSQHRVLFWGIIIALLLRGLMIFGGVALVNRFHWIEYGFAMIIIYSAYRMWKSGDDGLDIEQMPMVIWLRKWIRMVPFFKEDHFFTKEGGKWHATPLFLTFLVVNVVDVVFAFDSIPAIFAITHDEFLIFTSNIFAILGLRSLYFLLIGMMEKFTHLKTALIVILLFIGIKMLINKFLPIPSGLALIIILTILVAGVISSLSHKES; encoded by the coding sequence ATGATGATCTGGGTAATATTTGGAGCGATTTTGATTGGCATGCTGGCCATAGATCTGGGTATAATGAATAAAGGGACCCAGACGCTTACGACTAAAGAAGCTTTGCGAAACTCCATCGTATGGGTGTCGATAGGACTTCTTTTTGGGGTATTTGTTTATTTTGCTTATGAACGAAACTGGTTCGGGATAGGCTTACACATAGGACATCCACATAGTGGCGCCACTGCTTTGACTCAGTATATATCAGGATACCTGGTAGAATTGTCTCTGAGTGTTGATAATCTCTTCGTATTTGCTTTGATCTTTAATTATTTTAAGGTGCCGGCACAGTCCCAGCATCGGGTATTGTTCTGGGGTATCATCATCGCATTATTATTGAGAGGACTGATGATCTTTGGTGGGGTAGCCCTCGTCAATAGGTTTCATTGGATAGAGTATGGTTTTGCAATGATCATCATCTACTCTGCTTATCGCATGTGGAAAAGTGGTGATGATGGCTTGGATATAGAGCAGATGCCTATGGTCATTTGGTTGAGAAAGTGGATACGTATGGTTCCATTTTTCAAAGAAGATCATTTTTTTACTAAAGAAGGTGGCAAGTGGCACGCTACTCCTTTATTTTTGACTTTTCTGGTAGTCAATGTGGTGGATGTCGTCTTTGCTTTTGATTCTATCCCGGCGATTTTCGCTATCACACATGATGAATTTTTGATATTTACAAGCAATATATTTGCTATCCTGGGCCTGAGGAGTCTTTATTTTTTATTGATAGGTATGATGGAAAAATTTACCCACCTCAAGACTGCTTTGATCGTGATATTGTTGTTTATCGGTATCAAAATGCTGATCAATAAGTTTTTGCCTATACCGAGTGGATTGGCACTGATCATCATACTGACCATACTTGTAGCTGGTGTCATCAGCTCCTTGTCACATAAGGAAAGCTGA